One window of the Aminivibrio pyruvatiphilus genome contains the following:
- the nagA gene encoding N-acetylglucosamine-6-phosphate deacetylase: MNRLLFTGGTVLLPTGFRRMDAAVSGAVISALAPDIAPEEGDVVVDLQGDLLVPGFIDMHVHGGGGADFMDGTADAFLTACRVHARHGTTTLYPTALTAADEDMDAFFAALETADRARKAAGASAGARIGGVHVEGPWLAPAQAGAQDPNYLRTPSAEECEKLLARSDRIAVVTMAPELDGACECASWLAARGVLPAMGHSAADLEQVRTAVDSGFRHMVHFYSAMSTVRRENSCRIPGMVEAGYLFDAVTVEAIADGHHLPLSLLRLIHKVKGPERMALVTDAMRGAGMPEGPSVLGSLKNGREVLVEGGVARLPDRSGFAGSVCTMDRAVRTAVSAGIPLEDALRMASGTPSKILGTAGRRGAILPGMDADLVRLDGDLNVIMTVVGGTIFDLNPHPEK; encoded by the coding sequence ATGAACCGCCTCCTGTTCACCGGCGGCACGGTGCTGCTGCCCACGGGCTTCCGCAGGATGGACGCCGCCGTCAGCGGCGCCGTGATCTCCGCCCTCGCCCCGGACATCGCCCCTGAAGAGGGCGATGTAGTCGTCGACCTGCAGGGGGACCTGCTCGTTCCCGGCTTCATCGACATGCACGTCCACGGAGGCGGAGGGGCGGACTTCATGGACGGAACGGCCGACGCCTTCCTCACCGCCTGCCGGGTCCACGCCCGCCACGGCACCACCACCCTCTATCCCACGGCCCTCACGGCCGCAGACGAGGACATGGACGCCTTCTTCGCCGCCCTGGAGACGGCGGACAGGGCCCGGAAAGCGGCGGGGGCCTCCGCAGGCGCCCGCATCGGCGGCGTCCACGTTGAGGGGCCATGGCTCGCCCCTGCCCAGGCCGGCGCCCAGGACCCCAACTACCTCCGCACCCCCTCCGCGGAGGAGTGCGAAAAGCTGCTCGCAAGGTCGGACAGGATCGCCGTGGTCACCATGGCTCCGGAACTGGACGGCGCCTGCGAATGCGCCTCATGGCTGGCGGCCCGGGGGGTCCTCCCCGCCATGGGCCATTCCGCCGCGGACCTCGAACAGGTACGGACGGCGGTGGACAGCGGCTTCCGCCACATGGTCCACTTCTACTCCGCCATGAGCACCGTGCGGAGGGAGAACAGCTGCCGCATCCCCGGCATGGTGGAGGCGGGGTACCTCTTCGACGCCGTCACCGTGGAGGCCATCGCCGACGGGCACCACCTCCCCCTGAGCCTGCTCCGGCTCATCCACAAGGTCAAGGGGCCGGAACGGATGGCCCTGGTCACCGACGCCATGCGGGGCGCGGGCATGCCCGAGGGGCCGTCCGTCCTCGGCAGCCTGAAGAACGGCCGTGAAGTCCTGGTGGAAGGGGGCGTGGCCCGCCTTCCCGACCGGAGCGGCTTCGCCGGGAGCGTCTGCACCATGGACCGGGCCGTCCGGACCGCCGTTTCGGCGGGAATCCCCCTGGAGGACGCCCTCCGGATGGCCTCCGGGACACCCTCGAAAATCCTCGGCACCGCAGGCCGAAGAGGAGCGATACTCCCCGGCATGGACGCCGACCTGGTGAGGCTTGACGGCGATCTGAACGTCATCATGACCGTGGTGGGAGGCACAATTTTCGACCTAAATCCGCACCCTGAAAAATAA